In Marinomonas posidonica IVIA-Po-181, a single window of DNA contains:
- a CDS encoding MarR family winged helix-turn-helix transcriptional regulator — MSTPQHLHDVLVHLRRIIRATDLQSKRVVKACGLTIPQIMVLRSIEELGDVTVRRISDSVSLSQATVTTILNRLEDRKYVERVRGQKDKRIVNARLTNLGMQILETTPPLLHEKFINEFDALEGWEQTQVLSSLQRIAMMMDAESLDAAPLLVINSPDAQ, encoded by the coding sequence ATGTCGACACCACAACACCTTCACGATGTTCTCGTTCACCTAAGACGCATTATCCGTGCGACGGATTTACAATCTAAGCGTGTCGTAAAAGCATGTGGACTAACGATTCCTCAAATTATGGTTTTACGGTCTATTGAAGAATTGGGCGATGTCACGGTTCGACGTATTTCAGATAGCGTGTCTCTCAGTCAAGCCACCGTAACAACCATTCTGAATCGCTTAGAAGACCGCAAATATGTAGAGCGTGTCAGAGGCCAAAAAGACAAACGCATAGTCAATGCACGACTGACCAACTTAGGCATGCAAATTCTTGAAACAACGCCACCTTTACTACACGAAAAATTCATTAATGAATTCGATGCGTTAGAAGGTTGGGAGCAAACTCAAGTATTGTCTTCGTTGCAGCGCATTGCCATGATGATGGATGCAGAATCTCTTGATGCTGCTCCGTTACTAGTGATCAATTCTCCAGACGCTCAATAG
- the phrB gene encoding deoxyribodipyrimidine photo-lyase, translated as MNIKHLVWLRNDLRWADNPALYHASQQGYIAVLFTITETQWQEHKESDAKTGLRFGLMRSLCKSLAGLGIPVHFIIEDRFSALPNAIHDFCIKHQIQHLWFNEELPTHERKRDQAVHSQLTQNNIACHIEDADLIVAKPVFSQQQTPFKVFTPYFKRWLDLLSQQDPTPLPAPEPQSTPLPETTLPAHPDHSHREDLWPADQTIARQKLWQFCHHKEKHYHEDRDYPAQPATSTLSPYLALGALGPRQCLEAIHYTCRQEDKPWQDSVWLKELAWRDFYRQLMVHFPSLSKGCPFKPETNALNWRHNQAEIDAWQQGKTGFPIVDAAMRQLNQTGWMHNRLRMITASFFCKLMFADWRHGEAYFMSKLIDGEYAANNGGWQWSASTGCDAAPYFRVFNPIRQSETYDKQGEFIRRFVPELTALDNKSIHNPTTQQRQDCQYPMPILDYKPARAAAIAAFDALKGLK; from the coding sequence ATGAACATCAAACACCTAGTATGGCTTCGAAATGATTTAAGATGGGCAGACAACCCAGCTCTCTACCATGCGTCTCAACAAGGTTATATTGCCGTGCTATTCACCATTACCGAGACGCAATGGCAAGAACACAAAGAATCAGATGCTAAAACAGGATTAAGATTTGGATTAATGCGAAGCCTCTGCAAGTCCCTTGCAGGGCTTGGTATTCCTGTCCATTTTATTATAGAAGACCGATTTTCTGCTTTACCTAATGCCATTCATGATTTCTGCATCAAACATCAGATTCAACACCTCTGGTTCAATGAAGAGCTGCCAACCCATGAACGAAAACGGGATCAAGCGGTACACTCTCAGCTGACGCAAAATAACATCGCCTGCCATATTGAAGACGCGGACCTCATAGTCGCGAAACCAGTATTTAGCCAACAGCAAACCCCCTTTAAAGTCTTTACCCCTTACTTCAAACGCTGGCTAGATCTATTGTCACAACAAGACCCAACACCATTACCAGCGCCTGAACCTCAGTCAACACCTCTGCCTGAGACAACTTTACCTGCTCACCCAGACCACTCACATCGCGAGGACCTTTGGCCCGCGGATCAAACCATCGCTCGACAAAAGCTTTGGCAATTCTGTCACCACAAAGAAAAACATTACCACGAGGATCGAGATTATCCTGCCCAGCCTGCTACCAGCACTTTATCACCCTATCTGGCCCTTGGGGCGTTAGGCCCAAGACAATGCTTAGAAGCGATTCATTACACTTGCCGTCAGGAAGACAAACCATGGCAGGACAGTGTCTGGTTAAAAGAACTCGCATGGCGGGACTTCTATCGTCAGTTAATGGTGCATTTTCCCTCGTTATCAAAGGGGTGCCCATTTAAGCCCGAAACCAATGCACTGAACTGGCGGCACAATCAAGCCGAAATTGACGCTTGGCAACAAGGCAAAACTGGTTTTCCTATCGTTGATGCCGCTATGCGACAGCTCAATCAAACAGGTTGGATGCACAATAGATTACGGATGATTACGGCCAGCTTTTTTTGCAAACTGATGTTTGCTGACTGGCGCCATGGGGAAGCCTATTTTATGAGCAAGTTGATCGATGGTGAATATGCGGCGAACAATGGTGGCTGGCAATGGAGCGCTTCAACCGGTTGTGATGCGGCCCCCTATTTCAGAGTATTCAACCCCATAAGGCAGTCCGAAACCTACGATAAGCAAGGCGAATTTATTCGACGCTTTGTACCCGAGCTAACGGCGTTAGACAATAAGTCTATTCACAACCCAACGACACAACAAAGACAAGATTGTCAGTATCCAATGCCGATCCTTGATTATAAACCAGCCAGAGCTGCAGCCATTGCCGCATTTGATGCACTAAAAGGGCTTAAATAG
- a CDS encoding YbgA family protein has protein sequence MPHSKYTPDQLERKIPIGISACLLGDNVRFNGGHSHSNYCDHVLSDYFDYQKFCPEVAAGFGTPRPTLRLEGDPTDPIMTFSKKTGEDLTDRFHSGSADYLDTLAHLDGYIVMKNSPSCGMERIKVYQENGHPHMQRTAGLFTKKLMERYPLLPVEEDGRLNDPNLRENFLLRVFTHHDFRHSVPEEPKLKDLIEFHSRYKYLVMAHSQPIYRELGRLLSGNDPRSIKALKEAYFKTLMTCLSKPAKRKNHCNVLMHLVGYLKNAVDVSVRKDILDVVEQYRRGEVNLVTPMTLLHHYLKHHGSEYINQQSYFTPYPSPLGIRNTV, from the coding sequence ATGCCTCATTCTAAATACACTCCAGACCAGTTAGAACGTAAAATTCCGATTGGTATCAGTGCTTGTCTACTCGGGGATAATGTCCGTTTTAATGGCGGCCATAGCCACTCAAATTACTGCGATCATGTTCTGAGCGATTACTTTGACTATCAAAAGTTCTGTCCGGAAGTCGCGGCTGGTTTTGGCACGCCAAGACCGACACTACGTTTAGAAGGGGACCCAACCGATCCAATCATGACATTCAGCAAAAAAACCGGTGAAGATTTAACGGATCGATTCCACTCAGGAAGCGCTGACTATCTTGATACCTTAGCACATCTAGATGGCTACATTGTGATGAAGAACTCCCCTAGCTGCGGCATGGAGCGAATTAAGGTGTACCAGGAAAATGGGCATCCGCATATGCAGCGCACGGCAGGCCTGTTCACAAAGAAACTAATGGAACGTTATCCATTACTGCCCGTAGAGGAAGATGGTCGCTTGAATGACCCAAATCTAAGAGAAAACTTCTTATTACGGGTTTTCACACATCATGATTTCCGTCATAGCGTTCCTGAAGAACCTAAATTGAAAGACTTAATTGAGTTCCACAGTCGTTATAAATACCTTGTTATGGCACATTCTCAGCCTATCTATCGCGAGTTAGGAAGACTGCTGTCTGGCAACGACCCAAGGTCTATCAAAGCATTAAAAGAAGCATATTTTAAAACACTCATGACCTGTTTATCCAAGCCAGCCAAACGCAAAAATCATTGTAATGTCCTAATGCATTTAGTGGGCTACTTAAAAAATGCGGTCGACGTATCAGTACGTAAAGACATTCTGGATGTAGTAGAACAGTATCGTCGAGGCGAAGTGAATTTAGTAACACCAATGACCTTGCTGCATCATTACTTAAAACATCATGGCAGTGAATACATCAATCAGCAAAGTTACTTTACCCCTTATCCAAGTCCACTTGGCATTCGTAATACCGTATAA